The Salegentibacter mishustinae genome includes a window with the following:
- a CDS encoding helix-turn-helix domain-containing protein, giving the protein MKIKPIKTEKDYEQALERLEVIFDADSNSKEGDEAEILSLLIENYENQYYPIEAPDPIEAIKIRMEEMNLKQKDLVGVIGGKSRVSEILNKKKRLTVDMIRELERILHISASVLVNNYQLSK; this is encoded by the coding sequence ATGAAAATAAAACCTATAAAGACAGAGAAAGATTACGAACAAGCTTTAGAAAGATTAGAAGTAATTTTTGATGCTGACTCAAATTCAAAAGAAGGCGACGAAGCGGAAATTTTATCACTCTTAATCGAGAATTACGAAAATCAATATTATCCAATAGAAGCTCCAGATCCAATAGAAGCAATTAAAATAAGAATGGAAGAAATGAATCTTAAACAAAAAGATTTAGTTGGAGTAATTGGAGGAAAAAGCAGAGTTTCAGAAATTTTAAATAAAAAGAAAAGATTGACGGTAGATATGATTAGAGAATTAGAACGGATTTTACATATTTCCGCTTCAGTGCTTGTGAATAATTATCAGCTGTCGAAGTAA
- a CDS encoding type II toxin-antitoxin system HigB family toxin, whose protein sequence is MKRIIAKRTLREFWEKHSDSEQYLKTWYETAKSSNWKSPNDIKETYINASILKDSRVVFNIKGNSYRLIVKFNYDREWAFIRFVGTHAEYDKINADTI, encoded by the coding sequence ATGAAAAGAATAATTGCAAAAAGAACTCTACGTGAATTTTGGGAAAAACATTCCGATTCCGAGCAATATTTAAAAACCTGGTATGAAACTGCAAAATCATCAAATTGGAAGTCTCCAAACGATATTAAAGAAACGTATATAAATGCAAGCATTCTAAAAGATAGCAGAGTAGTTTTCAATATAAAAGGAAATTCCTATCGACTGATTGTTAAGTTTAACTATGACAGAGAATGGGCGTTTATACGATTTGTGGGAACTCACGCCGAGTATGATAAAATTAATGCCGACACGATTTAA